The DNA sequence ACGCCGGCGGTGCTCGGGTGCAGGTCGATGTTGTAGTGGCCGATGCCGACCGAGTCGGCGAACTGGGCGGCGCCCTCGCCGTCGGGGCGGTCGACGACGGCCACGTGCTGTTCGAGCACCGTGAACCGGGCCCGGATCCGGCGGGACTCCCGGATGTAGGCGGACTTGGCCAGGCCGTCGTCGGTGCCGGTGAGGTCGGGCCGTAGCCGCAGGCCGGGATAGCCGTGTCCGCCGTCCGGCCGGGGCGCCTCGGTCTGCATCCAGTGCAGGTACGACAGGGACAGCTCACGGCAGCGGCGCAGTGCGGTCCGCCGGGCCTCCTCGTCGATGCCGGCGCCGACCAGCGGTGCCTCCCAGTAGTCGACGTTGGGCCAGTTGACCAGGGTGATGTCGGTGTCGACCAGGGCCGGGTCGAACTGGCTGCGGGCCCGGATCCGCCGGAAGTGCCACAGGTCGGGCACGTGCACCGCGTCCAGGTCGGTCTCGAAGATGCGGTTGGTCCGGCCCTTCATGGTGTGGATGTCGATCTTCTCCCAGGACAGCTGCGGCCCGGGCCAGAACGGGTCGACGTGGGTCTTCCAGTGCTCGTACGACGCCGGCCGGTCCACGACGTGTTCCTCACCGGGCCGGTACTCCAGCGGGAAGCACCAGGTGATCGCCTGCTGGTCGGTCGGGTCGGCGACCGGCGAGGCGTACGGCTCGCCGGTCTCGGCCTGCGACTCGGCCCCGACGACGTGCTCGACGCCGGCGAGTTCCAGCAGGTCGCCGAGTTCGGTGGCGTCGGCGACGAACGGCGCGGTGACCGTGGTCCGGGTGCCGGCCCGGCGGTTCTCCAGGGTGACCGCGGTGATCCGGTCGCCGTCGGTGGCGGCGGCGACGGGGACGTGTTCGTACAGGACGGTGATCCGACCGGCGGAGCGGTAACCGGCCAGCAGTTCGTCGATGACGGCGACGCCGACCCGGGGTTCGTGGCAGAGCCGGCTGACGTTGCCGAGACCGGGGTTGAGGGTGGGGATGTCGAGGGCTTCCGGCCGCAGCGGGTAGTTGCGCCGGTAGTAGTCCCGGATCCGGGTGCGCAGCTCGTGGTATCCGGGCGAGGTGTGTCCGGACTCGATCCAGGGGTGTTCGTCGGACGGTACGGACTGGGCGGTGAGTTGCCCACCCAGCCAGTCGGTCTCCTCGGTCAGCACGACCCGCAGCCCCAACCTGGCGGCGGTCAGCGCGGCGGCGACGCCGCCGAGTCCGCCGCCGACCACCAGAAGATCGGTCTGCCGTTCGTGTGTGCTGCCCATCGCCTGCGCTCCTCGGCTCGACTTCGGGGATGTCCGCCGCGTCCGCTGCTCCGGTGGGCCGGGCGCCGGATCGTACGGCGGTTGCTAATATTTGCCGGTCGATTTGCCGGCGATCGATTGCGGCTACGTTACATCTGATCGTCATTCCGATGTCAAGACATGCTTGGCCAGGAATTCTGGTGACGATGCGGTAACGATGTATTACTAACTATTAGCAATTCACAAGTTCGTCGTAGCGTGCTAGAAACCGAAACCATGACACCAGCACCAGCGCTGCCCGGGCTGCACCACCATCTCCCGCCGCCCGTCGTGGCCGACGACGCCGAGCCGGTCCACGCCGACCTGGTCGTCTACGGCGCGACCTCCGGCGGCGTCACCGCCGCCGTCCGCGCCGCCCGTGAGGGCCTCTCCGTCCTGCTGCTCGCCTTCGACGACCACCTCGGCGGGATGAGCGCCGCCGGGCTCGGCACCACCGACGTCGGCCGCCCCGACACCGTCGGCGGGCTCGCCCGCCGCTTCTACGCCGACGTCGCCGCCGCCTACCACGCCGCCGATCCACACTGGAGCGTCGAGGCGCACGTCGCCGAGGAGATCTTCGCCCGCTGGCTCGACGAGGCCGGCGTCGCCGTCCGCCACCACCAGCACCTGAGCGGCGTCACCATGGCGGCCGGCCGGATCGTCGAACTGCGCACCGACGACGGCAACCGCTACCGGGCTCCGGTCTACGTCGACGCGTCGTACGAGGGCGACCTGATGGCGGCGGCCGGGGTGTCGTACACGGTCGGGCGGGAGTCCCGGGACACCTACGGTGAGCCGCTGGCCGGTGTCCAGCACAGCGTCAACCACCAGTTCGAGCTCGACGTCGACCCGTGGATCGAGCCCGGCCGGCCGGCGAGCGGCCTGCTGCCCGGCATCAGCCCCGACCCCTACGGCGAGGTCGGCGACGGCGACCGGCGGGTCCAGGCGTACAACTTCCGGCTGCACGTCACCACGTCGGCGCGGCGGCTGCCGTTCCCCGAACCCGACGGCTACGACCCGGACCGTTACGAACTCCTCCGCCGCTACGTCGAGGCCGGCGGCTACGAACTGTTCGGCCGTACCACCGAGGTCCGCCCCGGGGTGTTCGACATGAACAACCACGGCGCGTTCTCCTCCGACCACATCGGCGCCAACTACGACTGGCCGGAGGTCGACCACGCCCGCCGCGAGGAGATCTTCCAGGACCACGTCCGCTACCAGGCCGGGCTGCTGTTCTTCCTGGCCAACGACCCCCGGCTGCCCGACAAGATCCGCACCGCCACCCGGGAGTACGGGCTCGCGCCGGCGGAGTTCCGCGGCACCTCGCACTGGCCGCACCAGCTCTACGTGCGCGAGGCCCGCCGGATGGTCGCCGACCACGTGGTCACCCAGCACGACGCCGCCGGCCGGGCGACCGCACACGACCCGCTCGCCCTCGCCTCGTACGTGATGGACTCGCACAACGCCAAGCGGGTCCTGGTCGACGGGCGGCCGCGCAACGAGGGCAACGTGCAGCACCCGGTCACCGTCCCGTTCGGAGTGCCGTACCGGGCGATCGTGCCGCGCCGCGGCGAGTGTGCCAATCTGCTCGTCACGTGGGCGGTGTCGGCGTCGCACATCGCGTTCGCCTCGGTACGGATGGAACCGGTGTTCATGATGGTGGGGGAGGCGGCCGGCTGCGCGGCGGCGCAGGCGGTGGCCGGATCGGTCGCGGTGCAGGACGTCGACTATGAGACCCTGCGCAAGGCTCTGCTCCGCGGCGGCGCGGTGTTGACATGGCCACCGTCGGCATGACCGGAGGGGAAAAGGGCGTGACGAAGCGACGGGGGAACGGTTCGCGTCAGTCCGACATCGCCCGCGAGGCGGGCGTGTCGCAGTCCACTGTGTCCATGGTGCTGCGCGGCTCCGGCGACCTGAGCCGGATCTCGCCGGAGACCCAGCGCCGGGTGATCAATGCCGCCCGCCGCCTGCGCTATCCGACGAACGCCCCGCAGCAGCGCGACGGCGCCGAGCGGCGGGCCACGCCGTACCTGCTCGGCGTGCACACCTTCGAGCCGATCTTCCCGACCAGCGCCTGGGACTACTACTTCGAGTTCCTGCAGGGCATCGAGGAACAGGCCGGCCTGGAGGGCTGCAACCTCGTGCTGTTCACCGCGTCCCGCGACGAGGACGGCGTCCGCCGCATCTACCGCGACGGGGTCAGCACGCTGCGCCAGGCCGCCGGCAGCGTACTGCTCGGCCACCACGCCAACCGTGACGACCTGGTGCAGCTCGCCCAGGACGGCCACCCGTACGTCTACATCGGACGACGGGAGATTCCCGAGGCCGACCTGTGTTACGTCGGCGGCGACTACCGGTCGGCGACCGGCCGGATCGTCGACGACCTGGTGGCGATGGGCCACCGCGGCTTCGCCTACCTCGGCGAGGCGATCCGCCACGAACCGCAGGTCGACCGGTGGGACGGGTTCTCGGCGACGCTCGACCGCTTCGGGCTGCCGGTGCCCACCCCCGCGTTCGTCCACCCCGACCAGCTGACCGCCCAGTGGCTGGACGCGGCGCTGGCCGGCGGTGCCACCGCGATCCTGGTCGAGTCGGTCGGCCTGCTGCGGGTCCTCGCCGCGATGGCCGGACTGCGCGGGCTGACGATCCCGGCCGACGTCTCCGTCGTGCTGCTCGTCGACGACCAGGGCGGCGAGTTCAGCCCCGGACAGTGGGCCTCACTCCGGGTCCCGCGCAACGCGATGGGCCGGCGCGCCGTACGCCTGCTGGCCGGCCTGCTCGCCGACCCGACCGGGGAGCACGAACGGCAGGTCCTGCTGCCGTGCGCGCACCACCTGGCGCCCACCGTCGCCCCGCCCCGGGCGTCCACCTGACCGCGGCGAGCGAAGATCCGCGTGATCAGGGAGTACGCCGCGCGTGTCGTCGGCGGGTCGGGCCGGAATTTCCCTGATCACGCGGATCATGGCGCGGCAGGACCACGCCGTCCGGCAGCGCCGGTCAGCCCTGGTCCGGCCCTTCCGGCACGGCCCGGCGGAGCACCTCGCGGGCGGCGCGGACCACGGCCCGGTCCAGCATCTGGCCGCTGGCCTGGGTGGCGATCCCGGTCCCCTGCCGCTCCGCCGCGGCCAGCGCGTCGACCACCTCGCGGGCCGCGGCGATCTCGGCCGCCGAGGGGGTGAAGACCTCGTTGATCGTGGCGAGCTGATCGGGATGCACGGCTGTCCGGGCCCGGAAGCCCTGCCGCAGCAGCGCCCGGGTGGTGCCGGCCAGCCGGTCCGGGTCCCGCAGCACCGTCTCGACCGGCCCGACCGGGGCGGTGATCCCGGCCGCGGCCGAGGCGACGACCACCTGGGACCGGATCGGAGCCAGCTCCGCCCCGTCCGGTCCCGGCTGGACGCCGATCTCGCCGGCCAGGTCCGCCTCGCCGAGCCCGAGCCGGAGCACCCGGGGCGCCGACGTGATCTGCTCCAGCCGGAGCACGCCCCGGGCGGTCTCGATCAGGGCGACCAGGCCGAACGTACGGTCGGCCAGGCCGAGCCGCCGCTCCGCCGCGGACAGCGCCGCGTCGACGGTGGCGAGCAGTTCCGGTTCCGCCTTCGGCACCCAGACCCCGGTCAGCGCCGGGCCGGCCACCGCGGCCACGTCCTGCTCGACGCGGTCGCTGTTGATCCGTACCCAGAACCGGCCGTCGGGCGGCGCCGCCAGGTACGCGGCGGCGGCGGCCCGGGCCGAGTCCTTGTTCGCCGGGGTGACCGCGTCCTCGAGGTCGAGGACGAGGGCGTCGGCCCCCGGCCGTGTGCCTTGGCGAGCAGCCTCTCCCGGTCGGCCGGGACGTAGAGATAGCTGCGGGCGACCGGGTCCACCGCGGCTACCGGCCCGACCGGGAGACGTACCGGCCGGTGGGT is a window from the Polymorphospora rubra genome containing:
- a CDS encoding FAD-dependent oxidoreductase, giving the protein MGSTHERQTDLLVVGGGLGGVAAALTAARLGLRVVLTEETDWLGGQLTAQSVPSDEHPWIESGHTSPGYHELRTRIRDYYRRNYPLRPEALDIPTLNPGLGNVSRLCHEPRVGVAVIDELLAGYRSAGRITVLYEHVPVAAATDGDRITAVTLENRRAGTRTTVTAPFVADATELGDLLELAGVEHVVGAESQAETGEPYASPVADPTDQQAITWCFPLEYRPGEEHVVDRPASYEHWKTHVDPFWPGPQLSWEKIDIHTMKGRTNRIFETDLDAVHVPDLWHFRRIRARSQFDPALVDTDITLVNWPNVDYWEAPLVGAGIDEEARRTALRRCRELSLSYLHWMQTEAPRPDGGHGYPGLRLRPDLTGTDDGLAKSAYIRESRRIRARFTVLEQHVAVVDRPDGEGAAQFADSVGIGHYNIDLHPSTAGVNYVNLECYPFQIPLGALVPIRARNLLPANKNIGTTHITNGCYRLHPVEWSIGEAIGALAAYCVTERTEPHAVADSAERTADVQRLLTGKLGIPVAWPDDIRRTRPSQAVSGATPVLAKPRQRSVPTMTPTS
- a CDS encoding FAD-dependent oxidoreductase, with protein sequence MTPAPALPGLHHHLPPPVVADDAEPVHADLVVYGATSGGVTAAVRAAREGLSVLLLAFDDHLGGMSAAGLGTTDVGRPDTVGGLARRFYADVAAAYHAADPHWSVEAHVAEEIFARWLDEAGVAVRHHQHLSGVTMAAGRIVELRTDDGNRYRAPVYVDASYEGDLMAAAGVSYTVGRESRDTYGEPLAGVQHSVNHQFELDVDPWIEPGRPASGLLPGISPDPYGEVGDGDRRVQAYNFRLHVTTSARRLPFPEPDGYDPDRYELLRRYVEAGGYELFGRTTEVRPGVFDMNNHGAFSSDHIGANYDWPEVDHARREEIFQDHVRYQAGLLFFLANDPRLPDKIRTATREYGLAPAEFRGTSHWPHQLYVREARRMVADHVVTQHDAAGRATAHDPLALASYVMDSHNAKRVLVDGRPRNEGNVQHPVTVPFGVPYRAIVPRRGECANLLVTWAVSASHIAFASVRMEPVFMMVGEAAGCAAAQAVAGSVAVQDVDYETLRKALLRGGAVLTWPPSA
- a CDS encoding LacI family DNA-binding transcriptional regulator; the encoded protein is MTKRRGNGSRQSDIAREAGVSQSTVSMVLRGSGDLSRISPETQRRVINAARRLRYPTNAPQQRDGAERRATPYLLGVHTFEPIFPTSAWDYYFEFLQGIEEQAGLEGCNLVLFTASRDEDGVRRIYRDGVSTLRQAAGSVLLGHHANRDDLVQLAQDGHPYVYIGRREIPEADLCYVGGDYRSATGRIVDDLVAMGHRGFAYLGEAIRHEPQVDRWDGFSATLDRFGLPVPTPAFVHPDQLTAQWLDAALAGGATAILVESVGLLRVLAAMAGLRGLTIPADVSVVLLVDDQGGEFSPGQWASLRVPRNAMGRRAVRLLAGLLADPTGEHERQVLLPCAHHLAPTVAPPRAST